In Bacteroides coprosuis DSM 18011, the following are encoded in one genomic region:
- a CDS encoding protein of unknown function UPF0118 (COGs: COG0628 permease~InterPro IPR002549~KEGG: bfr:BF0658 putative permease~PFAM: Uncharacterised protein family UPF0118~SPTR: Putative permease;~IMG reference gene:2504106327~PFAM: Domain of unknown function DUF20), which produces MVEQRKKITFDRFIRVTIVIVGIIAALMLINRLRGVLLPFFVAWIIAYMIYPLVKFFQYKLRFRSRPLAILCALLSLTVVGVGLSYFLIPPLVVEMGRVKDLLFEYLQSGVQEGAHIPKSLSLFIKETLDIQAVSDFFEKDNFLNIIEQTLPKVWAILSESVSFLINLFTFFLILLYIVFILLDYESIAEGWIYLLPEKYREFTQSVVNDLQAGMNRYFRGQALVAFCVGVLMSIGFVIIDFPLAIGLGLFVGLLNMVPYLQTIGFIPTILLAILKASDTGGNFWIILASALIVFAVVQIIQDGFLVPKIMGKITGLNPAIILLSLSIWGSLMGLIGMIIALPLTTLILSYYQRFIINREKIFPRKNHLENTEDQE; this is translated from the coding sequence ATGGTTGAACAAAGAAAGAAAATCACTTTTGATCGCTTCATACGTGTCACAATTGTCATCGTTGGGATCATTGCAGCATTGATGCTTATCAACAGACTCCGGGGCGTTCTTCTCCCCTTTTTCGTGGCATGGATTATTGCTTATATGATTTATCCCCTAGTTAAGTTTTTCCAATATAAACTAAGGTTTAGAAGTCGACCTCTGGCAATTCTTTGTGCTCTACTCTCTCTTACAGTAGTGGGAGTTGGCTTATCCTACTTCCTTATTCCTCCACTAGTGGTAGAGATGGGAAGAGTGAAGGACTTACTCTTTGAGTACTTACAATCGGGGGTTCAAGAAGGGGCACATATACCTAAATCTCTATCTTTATTTATAAAAGAAACTTTAGATATACAGGCTGTAAGTGATTTCTTTGAAAAAGATAATTTCCTAAACATTATCGAACAAACACTTCCTAAAGTATGGGCTATATTATCAGAGTCGGTAAGCTTTCTAATCAATTTATTTACCTTCTTCTTAATTCTACTCTATATTGTATTTATCTTACTAGATTATGAATCTATAGCAGAAGGATGGATTTATCTTCTTCCTGAAAAATACAGAGAATTCACTCAGAGCGTTGTTAACGATTTACAAGCAGGTATGAATAGATACTTTAGAGGACAAGCTCTAGTGGCTTTTTGTGTTGGTGTTTTAATGAGTATAGGCTTTGTTATAATTGATTTCCCTTTAGCCATCGGACTTGGATTGTTTGTAGGACTACTTAATATGGTACCCTACCTACAAACCATAGGTTTTATACCCACCATACTATTGGCTATATTAAAAGCATCCGATACAGGCGGAAACTTCTGGATTATATTAGCTAGTGCACTGATTGTATTTGCGGTAGTTCAAATTATTCAAGATGGATTCTTAGTACCTAAGATTATGGGCAAAATAACAGGATTAAACCCAGCTATCATCTTGCTATCTCTATCAATATGGGGATCGCTAATGGGGTTGATAGGTATGATTATAGCATTACCTCTCACAACACTTATCTTATCCTACTATCAAAGATTCATAATCAATAGAGAGAAAATATTTCCTAGAAAGAACCATCTTGAAAACACTGAGGATCAAGAGTGA
- a CDS encoding Thymidine kinase (COGs: COG1435 Thymidine kinase~HAMAP: Thymidine kinase, subgroup~InterPro IPR001267:IPR020634~KEGG: bfr:BF0659 thymidine kinase~PFAM: Thymidine kinase~PRIAM: Thymidine kinase~SPTR: Thymidine kinase;~IMG reference gene:2504106328~PFAM: Thymidine kinase), translating to MQSSKAVIMALFSEDQTQETNRRGRIEIICGSMFSGKTEELIRRLKRAKFAKQKVEIFKPTVDSRYSQCDVVSHDKNYINSTPVDSSSSILLLASDVDVVGIDEAQFFDLGIVDVCNELANMGIRVIVAGLDMDFKGTPFGPIPHLCAIADEVSKVHAICVKCGQLALYSHRTVNCNKQVLLGETERYEPLCRKCYLKALKQQNTLKEA from the coding sequence TTGCAGAGTTCAAAAGCAGTAATCATGGCACTATTTTCCGAAGATCAAACTCAAGAGACGAACCGTAGAGGTCGTATAGAAATAATCTGTGGCTCAATGTTTTCAGGTAAAACAGAGGAGCTTATCCGTAGGCTAAAACGAGCAAAATTCGCAAAGCAAAAAGTTGAAATATTCAAACCCACTGTGGACTCTCGCTACTCCCAATGTGATGTAGTATCGCATGACAAGAACTATATAAACTCAACACCTGTAGATTCTTCTTCTAGCATATTACTACTTGCATCAGATGTTGATGTGGTAGGCATTGATGAAGCTCAGTTTTTTGACCTCGGCATAGTAGATGTTTGTAACGAATTAGCCAATATGGGTATTCGAGTAATAGTGGCAGGTTTAGATATGGATTTCAAAGGAACTCCTTTTGGACCAATTCCTCACCTCTGTGCCATTGCAGACGAAGTATCTAAAGTACATGCTATCTGTGTAAAATGTGGACAATTAGCTCTTTATTCACATCGAACTGTAAATTGCAACAAACAAGTTCTTCTAGGTGAAACAGAAAGATATGAACCCCTATGCAGAAAATGCTATCTAAAGGCTCTCAAACAACAAAACACACTCAAAGAAGCTTAA
- a CDS encoding hypothetical protein (KEGG: bth:BT_2274 hypothetical protein~SPTR: Putative uncharacterized protein;~IMG reference gene:2504106329) has protein sequence MKKLLTDIELDFYELKCLLEYLDKNPEDSNLFKVAERSLNNLSERMGELKKEFAHYKAVESLQKETPVVIDRVDEKPFVKKKEDLTTSESINCEEIQKDSDVVKQEEILQGKVMTPESGSMYRALSLNDVFRYSRELFDGDSNKLKEVVAEMENLGSYEQAVGYLSTVVSCSIEDYAFQDMDDFLQRYYKI, from the coding sequence ATGAAAAAACTTCTTACAGACATAGAATTAGATTTCTACGAACTGAAATGTCTTTTGGAATACTTGGATAAAAATCCAGAAGACTCTAACTTATTTAAAGTAGCAGAGCGAAGTCTAAATAATTTATCAGAACGGATGGGTGAGTTAAAAAAGGAGTTTGCTCATTATAAAGCTGTAGAATCACTTCAGAAAGAAACTCCTGTTGTGATTGATAGAGTTGATGAAAAACCATTTGTTAAGAAAAAAGAAGACTTAACTACATCTGAATCTATTAATTGTGAAGAGATTCAGAAGGATTCTGATGTTGTCAAACAAGAAGAAATACTGCAAGGAAAAGTAATGACACCAGAATCTGGCTCTATGTATAGAGCTCTAAGTCTAAATGATGTTTTTAGATATTCTCGTGAATTATTTGATGGTGATTCAAACAAACTGAAAGAAGTTGTGGCAGAAATGGAAAACTTAGGGAGTTATGAACAGGCTGTAGGTTATTTAAGTACGGTGGTTTCTTGTAGTATAGAAGATTATGCTTTTCAAGATATGGATGACTTTCTGCAACGATATTACAAAATATAA
- a CDS encoding Ribosomal RNA small subunit methyltransferase I (COGs: COG0313 methyltransferase~HAMAP: Ribosomal RNA small subunit methyltransferase I~InterPro IPR000878:IPR008189~KEGG: bfs:BF0585 putative tetrapyrrole (corrin/porphyrin) methylase~PFAM: Tetrapyrrole methylase~SPTR: Putative uncharacterized protein;~TIGRFAM: Uncharacterised protein family UPF0011~IMG reference gene:2504106330~PFAM: Tetrapyrrole (Corrin/Porphyrin) Methylases~TIGRFAM: probable S-adenosylmethionine-dependent methyltransferase, YraL family) translates to MGILFVVPTPVGNLEDMTFRAIKVLKEVDLILAEDTRTSSVLLKHYDIKNPLQSHHKFNEHKMVESVINRIKAGANIALISDAGTPAISDPGFLVVRECIRNGIEVQCLPGATALIPAVVSSGLPNDRFCFEGFLPPKKGRMTRMKELAEEVRTMVCYESPYRLVKTLTQFAEYMGEERQVSVSREISKLHEETVRGTLKEVITHFSENEPRGEIVIVIEGAHKK, encoded by the coding sequence ATGGGAATACTATTTGTGGTTCCAACACCCGTAGGGAACTTAGAAGATATGACTTTTAGGGCTATTAAAGTACTAAAAGAAGTTGATTTAATACTAGCAGAAGACACTAGAACTTCTAGTGTTTTATTAAAGCATTATGATATAAAAAATCCTTTACAGTCTCATCATAAGTTTAATGAACATAAAATGGTGGAGAGTGTTATAAATAGAATAAAGGCAGGTGCAAATATAGCCTTAATATCAGATGCAGGAACTCCTGCTATTTCTGATCCAGGGTTCTTAGTTGTGCGGGAGTGTATACGAAATGGTATAGAGGTACAATGTTTACCTGGAGCTACAGCTTTAATACCTGCTGTTGTTTCATCAGGCTTGCCTAATGATCGATTCTGCTTTGAGGGCTTCTTACCTCCTAAAAAAGGAAGAATGACTCGCATGAAGGAGTTAGCAGAAGAAGTTAGAACAATGGTTTGTTATGAATCTCCTTATCGCTTGGTAAAAACACTAACTCAATTTGCTGAGTATATGGGAGAAGAAAGACAAGTCTCCGTTTCTCGTGAAATATCTAAGTTGCATGAAGAAACAGTTCGTGGTACCTTGAAAGAAGTGATAACTCACTTTTCTGAAAACGAACCACGTGGAGAAATTGTTATAGTAATAGAAGGTGCTCATAAAAAATAA
- a CDS encoding hypothetical protein (KEGG: bfs:BF0586 hypothetical protein~SPTR: Putative uncharacterized protein;~IMG reference gene:2504106331), whose amino-acid sequence MKKSLFLVLSCVVFLTACDFGGKKKLQAEKDSLALELSQKNNELDEFWGVFNEIQEGFRQINIAEDRVDLQRGSLTEQGATARQKIKEDMEFIAKTMEDNKAQIEKLEAMLQKNKNASANLVNTVASLKKELAEKTNRIGELQTELASKNIRIQELDAAVSNLAADVESLAEANDAKAAAVEKQDRLLNTAWFVFGTKSELKDQKIITGGVFKTREVMTEEFNKDYFTEIDIRTTKTIELYSKSAKLLTTHPDGSFTLDKNSKGEYVLSITNAKDFWSVSKYLVILVK is encoded by the coding sequence ATGAAAAAGAGTTTATTTTTAGTCCTATCTTGTGTTGTATTTCTTACAGCATGTGACTTTGGTGGAAAGAAAAAACTACAAGCTGAGAAAGATTCTTTAGCGCTAGAATTATCTCAGAAGAACAATGAGCTAGATGAGTTTTGGGGAGTATTCAATGAAATTCAAGAAGGCTTCCGTCAAATCAATATTGCTGAAGATAGAGTTGATCTTCAAAGAGGATCTCTTACTGAGCAAGGAGCTACTGCTCGTCAAAAAATCAAAGAAGACATGGAATTTATAGCAAAAACCATGGAAGACAATAAAGCTCAAATTGAAAAGTTAGAAGCAATGCTTCAAAAGAATAAAAACGCTTCAGCTAACTTAGTTAATACAGTTGCATCTCTTAAAAAAGAGTTAGCAGAAAAAACAAATCGAATTGGTGAACTTCAAACAGAATTGGCTTCTAAGAATATTCGCATTCAAGAATTGGATGCAGCTGTAAGTAATTTGGCAGCAGACGTTGAATCACTAGCTGAAGCCAATGATGCTAAAGCTGCAGCTGTAGAAAAACAAGATAGATTGTTAAATACTGCGTGGTTTGTATTTGGTACAAAATCAGAATTAAAAGATCAAAAAATTATTACTGGTGGTGTCTTCAAGACAAGAGAAGTAATGACCGAAGAGTTTAATAAAGATTACTTTACTGAAATTGATATTAGAACTACCAAAACAATTGAGTTGTATTCTAAATCTGCAAAACTATTAACTACACACCCTGATGGTTCATTTACATTAGATAAAAATAGTAAGGGCGAATATGTTTTATCTATTACAAATGCTAAAGACTTTTGGAGTGTAAGTAAATATCTTGTGATTCTTGTGAAATAG